Within Mercenaria mercenaria strain notata chromosome 15, MADL_Memer_1, whole genome shotgun sequence, the genomic segment gtatttgtgtAGGTCTTTGGGCAGGCTGACTAGGGGGTTCAATCTCTGTTTTTCTCGGCTGGAGTTTGTCGCCAACTTCTGATTCTGTATCAAGCTTTTCACCTTCTTCAAACAATTTACATATTGACATCTCCATTGGATTTTTCCTCATACTTTGCGACATCAAACTGCCAGGGATAACTGATTGGGACAGAATGTTTCTTGCATTTAAAGATGTTGTCATGGCATTTCTATCTTGCCACAACCCGCTTGTCAAACCATCAAACTGTGGATTCAATGATCTTGACATGATGTCAGCAGATCTAAGACGCATATTAGGAACAGCTGAATGTGGAAACATCTTTGGTTTTATTGGTGTGACAAGAATTTGTTCAGACCATGAAGCTTCAAGTGAAGGTTTCATCAGTGGACGAATGTCAAGattcaaattcttttgttcaAATGGTATTGAGAACACATCTGATGTAACACTCTGTAACCATGACAACAAACTTAAATCAGCATCACTGAAACCATTGTCTTGTAATAATGAAACATCTTTCACTTCAATTTCACCAGATCCTTCTCTAGTAGCTTGCTGCTGACAAAACTCAATGCAAGACTCAAACAATAACCCTTTCAAAAGTAATTGTAGAAGCCTGTCATTCTGCGACATTGCcaatttattgtcatttttgtcaaTGGGCATAAATTTTTCCACAAGAAGATATGCACTGCGGAAACACTCTACTCTTGCATTGCTTGGATTCCAATCATGATAATCAGCATGATCGGATAGTTTTGGCAAAGTTAGAAGTAAACACAAATTGCTGTAGTCTTCCTTAGTTGGACAAAGGTTTTCAAGGCTGTTgagtgttttgacaacttcatcaaCAGTAAAGTCATAGTTTTGTAACACATTTGGCTCAGATTTTATACAAAGAAGTTCAAGATATTTGTGTTTGGTGACCAAGTACTTCACTTTTTTGCTGTCAAAACCTTCAATTGTTTCTAACGGTTGAATGAACTCTATTACATCATCCCACTGTCCATCAAGAATTAACTGCCTAAGAAAGAGCATATCATCTGAAAATAATCCATTTATAACACCGGTTTCTCTCTCCAAAGACAACATGGAAATGTTCAAATCACGATTCTGTAGAAATTCAGAAATCAGCTTGACTACGTCAGCCTCATTCATTGTTATGGTTGCAGCCGGCATCTTTACTGCAGATTATGATGCCTAGTAACGCGTAAATTAGCCGCTTTATCTTAATTTTCTATTTAATTGTGCATTTTCCTGTGAAATTTCTCCCTTGTCAGCCATTATTATTCATCATAGATGGCGCTGGATATTTGCTAGTCTGGTTTGGTAAATTACTTCTAACAAACAATGTCTCGCATAGAGAGAATGAAACCAGTCCAATATTTGACATTTCGGCGGGTAAAGGGACGCAACTTTCGCAAGAAACGGGAATTTTTGACGTTAATGACGTCACATTGTAAACAAACGTAAAAATGCTTGACTTTCTGTTTCGCTTTAGTGTTCTCAACATGGCTTTTTCTGTGATAGCAAAGGAAATTGGACAGAAACTGGGATCAATTGGTGGACCATGGTTCCGTTGCATATATTTATGGACTTTGTATTTATTCTTTTCGGAATGGTGGAATCAGGTCCTTCAGTTTCAGGTAGcacacatttctttatttttctgtcTAGTTATTAACTAACTAATGAATGCacattatttaaatgatttatcaaaTTACAACCGGTGTGTCGACTACCTTGGGcctatctgtatctgtatctgtagaATACTGGGCTAGACTTCACTAAATGAATATATTGCCTAGTGCAACTAATTGTACGCGAGTCGCGATAAagattgtgataatttttgcataggTCAATATGTGTCCTCCACTATCTCTCTCTAATAAAGAAAGGGATTCTGCCTGAAAATATCTCAGAACCAGttctgacgtcaaattatttgggcTACCATGGGCCCTGCACGGCAATGGGACACAaacctgtttttatttcattgtggacctatacctgacattttggtagcattttcaatcagattttatttttgcatttaaagtaatgtaaacaaacctaatTACACATATGTTCTTACCCGCATTTTAGCTGTCATTTtagaagatattccatagtgttgacctgtcagacaaaaagaTACATGATCCCTACTTTTCTCGGTGTTCTTTTGTGGTTTATAGGCCATTTAATAAGGCTAGTAATCCTTTTTAGCCcatctgtctttttttttttaaagatgagttattgtcatcacttgatcggcgtcggcattggcgttggcgttgcctggttaagttttttgtttaggtcagcttttctacaagactatcaaagctattggttaaaacttgcaacacttgttcaccatcaatagctgactctgtacagcaagaaacataactccatcctgcttttcgcaggaattatgcccccttttggacttagaaaatagcagatttcttggttaagttattGCTTTATAACTTCCTTTGTTAAGCGATTGCtataaaacttggagcagttattcgccattaaaagctgactctgcacagtaataaccgtaactctacattgcttttttgcaaaaattatggcccctttggagTTAGAAAATCAggtttattggttaagttttgtgtttgggtcagcttttctcctaaactgtcaaagctattgctttaaaacttgcaacactaagccttgttcaccatcaaaagcaaggcggtgctcttgtttttgatgggtctggctatgtgttacagctctcagaagattgctaattttatatagaacatatagcaaatttatttgcTATTGCATGTATATCgtatacaaatgaaaatattggcACTTAAATTGTTAATCTCCattttgtgtgaaaataaaaaaaaaataaaaaaataaaaaaacaacaacagcaacaacggtagacattttctcaattaAAAAAGAGAGAATTTAGCTAGTCTTAGTTTTGGGGAACCTTTACAACTGTTCACAGGTCTTGTAGGGTAGATTCAGAGGATGTAGGTCATATTGTATAAGCTTTGATTGTTCAGTGAATAcgaaattttatttgttatagTATATTGTTTTAACTAGTTATCTTCGTGAAAAAAAGAGTTTATTGTTATTCCAAAAATTGTTAGTTTTTGCCGATTTTGTTAATCTAATTGTTAGAGTAGCGGAATACAAAATGCAAGATACAGTAAGCTTCATGTAATATCGGATTATAAATACTAAACAAAATAGCATAACGTCATGAACATTTTCCCGACAATCATAATAtgtaagacagaaaaaaatagctaaaaagaaagaaaagtgcatGGTTAAAGCATATTAATTTAGTATAATGATCACTCTTCACGGTAAGACAAGTTTAGAAATCATGCATGCAAACATcgaattaatttaagaattcTATAAATGAATGGATATTCAAATTCTGTATGAAAGTAAAACGATCGGGCCGCAAGATTTAACAACATTATGGGATTGCCTCTTCCTAAgcatcttaaaacatttaaaaatgtagcAGAAAAATATTGGGCTACTAACATTTCTTCCCGGCAAGAGAAAATAATGGACTTACGAGAAAATGGcatactgaatattttattacaatcaatctacaaataaagtcaaaattgaaataaaacatttaggtGTCAAAAAGGACTGAACATTACAATGGAAAATACACCATTAAAATCGTttttgaagattaattaaaaactAACCGGATGTtttgaaaactgataaaaaaaaattcttgtccacACGTTACAACTCTTTAAGTAAGGTAACATATAACAGTATTTAAAAAGAAGACCTTGTTACGGAAAAGGTATATCAAACAGTTAGCAATTTTCTGTTAACCTTTTCCCACATAAGTTAAAAAATCAGCggctctctttctctctctctctctctgtctctcccccccacccccaccccacacacacacacacacacacacacacacacacacgcacacacacacacatacaaaaaagaaaaatattttctcccTATGtaatatgtttcatatatttctCAGAATCAAGTTATATTGAGACTTaattatgatttcatttttattgggATCGGGGTACCATCTAAAAACACGATAAATTTTTTTCCAActttgcaaaactgcactttttatgctttaaacacgttcagcgatgttagaaatcaacttactgatactTTAAAGGCATAACTctcttatttgtatttattttttgacacaaaaattattTCCGGAAAGTcccactttataaaaaaaatatgtatttaccgACCTATGTACCctaatttttgtcgagcccgcttgtggaagtgaagacatagttgtccaaatggctgttcggtgtatgtgcgtgcgtgcgttagTCCGGATTTGCtagtccggaccataactttggagcaatcttgtttatatttggtataaatGTTAACCACAGTGAGACACTGCATCATGCACAAACTCCAGGtttctgtctcaaaggtcaatatcacagttggaggtcaaaggtcacgtcAGATCTTGTCCGTCCTATAACTTTGTagtgcattgaggaatcttgtttatatttggcatgaatgtttaactcagtgagacggactctatctcaaaggtcaagatcacagttaggggtcaaagggcgggctcgacatgttgcccgtgggcatttagttttagcatgttaccggaaacaaacaatccTTTTTATAGGCCTTAATCATGTGACtttgtatttaattatattatCACATTGATAGCAAACATAATATGCGTTTTGGATAAAGAAAGCAGATGTTTCCTCTTCTTGTCATTTGTAGGTCAGCACAGTGGCGGCTGGGTGTTTTCTTGTTGCCTATATATACCCTGTTGTGACAAACCTCTTGAAGAATGTCAAGTACCTTAATCTGTTGAACATCGGATTCGTTCGGTACTTTTCGGAAAACCTCATGAAACTGTCGTTTCCTCTCGTGCTATGGCGTTACGTGTGGGGCCCGTTGGTTAAAGGATTAAAGTGCTCCGCGGGCTACTATTTCCACACAGACTCAACTCCGGAATGTTTCTGGTTTACTAGAGGAGTGGCGGTTGTGTTGTTGTGTATTATTGTCAGTCTTTGCTGCAAGGGTTCAAACCCCACAGTTCAAGCCAGCCACGTTACGGCTAAACGGCACCGAGTCCCACCGCCTGTACCAAAAAGACCGCAGTCAACACGGACGCAGGCCTTGGAAGCCAGACAAAAGATGCGACCACGTTCTGCCAATGGAAAATAGAGAACTTttgcttatatttttttttctttgagcAATTGCCATGTTTTTCTAAGTATGCGGCATTCCAGGTTTGGAATTCAGAATgtgtttgtttttaacataacTACACATTTTTACCAACACACTCGGTGTGAGAAGAGATATTTTAGTAGATTACAGCTCTATATATAGTAATACATAaccaacttaaataaaataacttgtaaTAAAAGTCTTTAGTCAGTGCTTGTTTCTGTTTCTTACATTCACCCCTGTAAGGAAGCAACGTCTCTTAGGACGGTGTTTAATATGTAAAACCACTATGATTTGCAACCTCTCTTAATTTGCAACGCGCCTATGATTTGCAACGACATTTAATTTGCAACGTCTCTTAATTTGCAACGCCCCTATGATTTGCAAAAACTCTTAATTTGCAACGTCTCTTAATTTGCAACGCTCCTATGATTTACAACGACTCTAAATTTGCAACGTCTCTTAATTTACAACGCCCCTATGTTTTGCAACGACTCTTAATTTGCAACCTCTCTCAATTTGCAACGTTCCTATGATTTGTTACAACCCTTAATTTGAAAGGTCTTTAGGgtgacgttttatttttagcATACAACCCCTATAATGTTCAACGTCTCTAAATTTGCAACGCGTCTTAGGAAAACGCTTTATTTTTGGCATAAAACCCCTATAATCTGCAACGTCTCTTAATTTGCAACGTCTCTTGGGACGACGTTTTATTATTATTGAAGCCATATGCACCAATATAAGCCTTAAACTTTGACCTACATGAATGGAAAATATTCAGGTGCTATAACTTTGTAGCACAGTATTGTAATGAAAGTAGGTGCGGAATTCAAATCCATGAAAAGTTTCATTAGTACCTGTGTTAATTTACAAATTACAGATAAAGATAACGTATCAAAGTCTACTACtagtattctagcataaaagtgCTGTTCTTGACGCTTTTCGGGTGTGTTTTAACTGAAGAGAAatcgtgtgttaacagagagattctcacgctcaagtgctgttaaaacacctttttatatatgcgcgttccgtggcaaagcataaacgtattacagtcccaaaacggataattcaaaaggaaatgacaactcagatattcccgcgcatttcatggaaatttaatgaggTTGcgggataatgtattcatttattgttgttgttttttcgcgttttatgctagaatagcgttagcggatgcttatttcgtgttataacatcttcagaatccctcgggattctgcagacgttataacacgaaaaaaatgcGTTATCCTCCTTTGTGCAAAGAGTATCATTATAAACAGGAAATAAATTGAATTCTCACACTTTTTTTCAAGAGTGTTAttatacgtcggacgtaataatttcacgagggcgcagcccgagatTATTTCGAACGACATATAACCActggagtgtataaatagtgttcaaacactgttttgctataaattgttttgattctaatgtctttattgtaaaatttgtatcaaatatgatagaactgtttcttcgcgcatgcatggcgccaaatggtaggtcgtcacgctcctttgttggACCGGAAATGGTAACACGTCTTGCGAAAGAgttcaatttgggcgaaaatgatggcgaattattctgcaaagtgAATAacctacggaagagcattagtgctaagtgcgttttatttattcactcgagatactaactcgaaatttcgacttagtaactcgaaatttcgagttaataacacgaaatttcaacttcgtatcttgcccttttatccgcaaaatttgaacgtctgtccgtctgtcaaaggccaaaaatataatggacgacttttgactcttcgaagtggaatcatctatctacacatccatatattgtacccaacatgtagcgacttatgacctaccccatagcctctagagctactccagatttcaaacagTATCCAGGATATATgcctttatttacatgtatagtatgttcaggtggtaggggctcgaactaggtcaaaaaccttccagatatggtcaaaaaagtgaaatattctaagttagactcattactacacgttcatgtagAGTATGTCTATTTccttgccatatgggctcaaactaggtcgaaaaccttccagatttacggtagttctgcacgtttgtattgaaactttttctacaatgtagaatttgattaaactctgatttttcaaaacttcataatatacgtagaaaattcagcaaataaataacaaattgggtcgtgtgcttgattttttgctagaatgatctgaaaaatttggacctcacgcaatttttcataatggaagtctatgggaaattcgcaactttcataacattttcgcgaatagaaatttttctacaatgtagattttaatgaaacttctcaaagtcttaaataaatatatggtctataatttggtggaataaaatgaataggtccgtgtgcttatttttgagatatttgaccatgattaaagtgaaccgcacatttcaagctaattttcctaacctaattgttgatcatggatTATTTCacatgtcaaatgttttaatatccatattttaactttagaaagatggtaacagtgtcattgtaataaatttagtCGCGGGTTGCCATTTATttttccttctcttgagaaggaatatcttaattcaataagtcacacttgactgagctactgatgtcgaaagctgttgtaattacaagctggccaattaaactccgtgaccttagaaataacctctgacgttaaactattctttctcaatgtGAGGCGACTCCATGTATTACACAATattaaacccgaggatgattaattgattcttttatttcctcctgaacataacatatgtacattcaccagatagacatatatcagcacatttaaatgtaaacaaccaaatattatcgttaccttcaaatgcatggttaatatgtgaaaacaaaccccattgtgaccctctaattatgtgcaagGAATTCACACATCAAATCATAATAGATtgaccaggtcaatgtcttattgccgtatttactctactgaaagaggtaacagatttaatttgttgttggatttaacaatttatgttaaataactagcgtaaatacttacctgatatttttggcagtataaaacagacattgcaaccaaaattttacaagatggtcattttatatttatatagatgtgccctagaaggaactttttgtatgctttaacttgttcataaaatgattttcatttccgtccgccgaatccaggctttattctacgttttccatataaatgacgttacaccatcacttccggtttatcaacgTGGAGAACTACCGTAGTTATagcaaagagagagagagagagagagagagagagagagagagaaacgTGGCTTCAGTAAGATCTTTTTGTCTACATATTTACTGACGTTTTTCTACCACAAGTAAAAACAAGTGTCCATTGAGCCATTAATTAGATATAGCTTAAGGCAACAAatatcgattttattgaaaacatggtttACGGACCCTCGCTAAATTTCGGAGATGGACGTAAATTTATGGAAGATAACGATCGAAGTTACAAGATTATCGATTTTTGCAGCAAGGCTTACCAGCAGTCGCGTTTAGTACAGACAGTTTGATAtgcttaaacatggtttaaatagtgatgttttttt encodes:
- the LOC123552037 gene encoding uncharacterized protein LOC123552037 yields the protein MLDFLFRFSVLNMAFSVIAKEIGQKLGSIGGPWFRCIYLWTLYLFFSEWWNQVLQFQVSTVAAGCFLVAYIYPVVTNLLKNVKYLNLLNIGFVRYFSENLMKLSFPLVLWRYVWGPLVKGLKCSAGYYFHTDSTPECFWFTRGVAVVLLCIIVSLCCKGSNPTVQASHVTAKRHRVPPPVPKRPQSTRTQALEARQKMRPRSANGK